The stretch of DNA TTGCTAAAAAAACACAATGTTGCAGATTTGTAGTACAGATAAAACACGGATTTTAATCTGATGAAGAATCTTTTCTTTAATTTTCAAACTTTGTTTTTATCAGTGTTTAATCCGTGTCAATCGGTGGCTTAAAAAAAATTTGGCAAAAAATTGCAACCCTTCACATGTAATATCATAAGAATATAAAATTAAGTTTACTTTTAATTTCAATGTAAAACTTTTGAAAGATGGTATCATTAGAAAAATAAATTAAAATCTCTGAGTTCTTTGTGATTCTCAGTGTTCTCTGTGTCCAAAAGGTTTTAACTTTCACTTCTATTCAATTTCAAACCAATGGAGGAAGATATGCAAAGCTTAATGATGGATTTCCAATTAACTTTGAACGCTATCATGCGGCGGGCTGAAATGCTTTTTCGCAACCAGGAAATCGTGACCCGGCAACCCGACAAATCCTATCACCGCTACACTTATGGAGACTGGATAAAACGCACCAAAAAACTGGCACTCGCCTTGAGGCGGCTCGGGGTCAAGGATGGCGAAAGGGTTGCGACTTTTTGTTGGAACCATTACCAGCACCATGAGCTGTATTACGGTATTCCGGCCATGGGAGCGGTTTTGCATACGCTGAATCTCCGGCTCGGGCCTGAAGATCTTGGCTACATATGCGGGCACGCTGAAGATAAAATGCTGGTCATAGATGACAATCTGCTGCCCCTCTATGAGAAGTTCAAAGACAAAGTGAAGTTCGAGCATATCGTGGTGCTTTCACGCAGTGGCGAGGTACCGGAAGGCATGCTCGACTATGAAAAACTTCTCGAAGCAGAAGACGAAAGTCAGTTCGAATACACCGATTGGGACGAGAACAAGGCGATTGCAATGTGCTACACCTCCGGCACCACCGGCCAGCCCAAAGGCGTCGTTTACAGCCATCGTTCCATGGTTCTGCACTCGATGGCCGGCGCCATGACCTCCGTACTCAGTTTGAATGATCAAGACATCGTTTTACCTGTCGTACCCATGTTTCATGTGAATGCCTGGGGAATTCCTTTTACGACAGTTATGTGCGGCGGCAAACTGGTTTACCCGGGACCGCACATGGATCCTCAAAGTTTATTGGAGTGTTATGTGGCGGAAAAGGTAACCGTTACCGCTGGTGTGCCTACCATTTGGTTCGGCATGTTGCAAATCCTTGACAAAGATCCCAAAGCCTATGATTTGTCTGCGATGCGTTCGCTCATCGTAGGTG from candidate division KSB1 bacterium encodes:
- a CDS encoding long-chain fatty acid--CoA ligase; this encodes MQSLMMDFQLTLNAIMRRAEMLFRNQEIVTRQPDKSYHRYTYGDWIKRTKKLALALRRLGVKDGERVATFCWNHYQHHELYYGIPAMGAVLHTLNLRLGPEDLGYICGHAEDKMLVIDDNLLPLYEKFKDKVKFEHIVVLSRSGEVPEGMLDYEKLLEAEDESQFEYTDWDENKAIAMCYTSGTTGQPKGVVYSHRSMVLHSMAGAMTSVLSLNDQDIVLPVVPMFHVNAWGIPFTTVMCGGKLVYPGPHMDPQSLLECYVAEKVTVTAGVPTIWFGMLQILDKDPKAYDLSAMRSLIVGGAAAPKSMIEGFEKRHNLRVVHAWGMTETSPMGTICNLKGSLADLSADEKYDYRAKQGFPCPMVELRVRGEEGLVPSDGQSMGELEIRGPWVASAYYKLEESSDRFTEDGWFKTGDIATLDEQGYMEIKDRSKDLVKSGGEWISSVDLENQLMGHEAVAEAAVIAVPHAKWQERPLAVVVLSEGKSASREELTEFLAKKFPKWWLPDDVVFVKEIPKTSVGKFKKLVLRETYQNHLMG